Proteins from a genomic interval of Oryctolagus cuniculus chromosome 8, mOryCun1.1, whole genome shotgun sequence:
- the ENOPH1 gene encoding enolase-phosphatase E1 isoform X2 produces the protein MLVLLACLSPEICRPKKQDILFPYIKENVKEYLQTHWEEEECQQDVSLLRKQAEEDAHLEGAVPIPAASGNGVADMQQMIQAVVDNVCWQMSLDRKTTALKQLQGHMWRAAFTAGRMKAEFFADVVPAVRKWREAGMKVYIYSSGSVEAQKLLFGHSTEGDILELVDGHFDTKIGHKVESESYRKIASSIGCSTNNILFLTDVTVEASAAEEADVHVAVVVRPGNAGLTDDEKTYYSLITSFSELYLPSST, from the exons GACATTTTATTTCCATACATCAAAGAAAATGTTAAGGAATATCTGCAGACACactgggaggaagaggagtgCCAGCAGGATGTCAGTCTCTTGAGGAAACAG GCTGAAGAAGATGCCCACCTGGAAGGGGCTGTTCCAATCCCTGCAGCTTCTGGGAATGGGGTGGCTGACATGCAGCAGATGATCCAGGCCGTGGTAGACAACGTGTGCTGGCAGATGTCTCTGGACCGAAAGACGACAGCGCTCAAGCAGCTGCAGGGCCACATGTGGAGGGCGGCGTTCACAGCTGGGCGCATGAAAGCAGA GTTCTTTGCCGATGTGGTTCCAGCAGTCAGGAAGTGGCGAGAGGCTGGAATGAAGGTGTATATCTATTCTTCAGGGAGTGTGGAGGCGCAGAAGCTGCTATTTGGGCATTCTACAGAGGGCGACATTCTTGAG CTTGTTGATGGTCACTTTGACACCAAGATTGGACACAAAGTGGAGAGTGAGAGTTACCGAAAGATTGCCAGCAGCATTGGGTGCTCAACCAACAACATCTTATTTCTGACAGACGTTACTGTGG aggccagtgctgccGAGGAAGCCGACGTGCACGTCGCGGTGGTGGTGAGGCCTGGCAACGCGGGCCTAACGGACGACGAGAAGACCTACTACAGCCTCATCACGTCCTTCAGCGAACTGTACCTGCCCTCGTCCACCTAG
- the ENOPH1 gene encoding enolase-phosphatase E1 isoform X3, with protein MQQMIQAVVDNVCWQMSLDRKTTALKQLQGHMWRAAFTAGRMKAEFFADVVPAVRKWREAGMKVYIYSSGSVEAQKLLFGHSTEGDILELVDGHFDTKIGHKVESESYRKIASSIGCSTNNILFLTDVTVEASAAEEADVHVAVVVRPGNAGLTDDEKTYYSLITSFSELYLPSST; from the exons ATGCAGCAGATGATCCAGGCCGTGGTAGACAACGTGTGCTGGCAGATGTCTCTGGACCGAAAGACGACAGCGCTCAAGCAGCTGCAGGGCCACATGTGGAGGGCGGCGTTCACAGCTGGGCGCATGAAAGCAGA GTTCTTTGCCGATGTGGTTCCAGCAGTCAGGAAGTGGCGAGAGGCTGGAATGAAGGTGTATATCTATTCTTCAGGGAGTGTGGAGGCGCAGAAGCTGCTATTTGGGCATTCTACAGAGGGCGACATTCTTGAG CTTGTTGATGGTCACTTTGACACCAAGATTGGACACAAAGTGGAGAGTGAGAGTTACCGAAAGATTGCCAGCAGCATTGGGTGCTCAACCAACAACATCTTATTTCTGACAGACGTTACTGTGG aggccagtgctgccGAGGAAGCCGACGTGCACGTCGCGGTGGTGGTGAGGCCTGGCAACGCGGGCCTAACGGACGACGAGAAGACCTACTACAGCCTCATCACGTCCTTCAGCGAACTGTACCTGCCCTCGTCCACCTAG